GGTTTCCCGTGGAGCGACGCGGGGAAAGAGATTCTATGCAACGATTACGTCCTCGACGCCGGGAAGCGCTTCCCCGAGAGGATAATCCCCTTCGCCTGCGTCAACCCCCTGCGCGGCAGGTCGGCGATACAGGAGGCCAGAAGGTGCCTCGAAGCCGGGGCCAGAGGGGTGGGGGAGGTGGCGACCTACCACGACGGGCTGGGCGCGGGAGTGAGGGAGAAGATAGCCCCCCTCGCGGAGCTTTGCGCCGACGCGGGCGTCCCGCTACTCCTCCACACCAACAAGCCGGTCGGCCACCACTACCCCGGCAAGGCCCAGATGAGCCCGCGCGACCTCTACGACCTCGTAAAGGCGCACCCTCGCACCCTCTGGATCTTTGCCCACATGGGCGGGGCGCTCTTCGTCTTTCACCTCCTGAAGAAGGAGGCGGACGAAGTCTTGAAAAACGTCTACTACGACACCGCCGCGCTCCCCTACCTCTACAAGCCGGAGGTCTTCCGCGCCTTCGCCGCCTCTGCGGGCATAGGCCGCCTCCTTTACGGCAGCGATTACCCGCTTCTCGGCCTTCCCCGCTACAAAAAGGCGATGGAAGAGGGCGGGCTGACGGAAGAAGAGAAAGCAGCCGTACTCGGGAACAACCTCGCCGCGCTTCTCGGCCCCAAATGAGAGAAGCTCCCGTACTGCTGCTCGACTTCGACGGCACCTCGGCCACCTCTAACGTCGGCATGTCCTTCATTGAAAGGTTTTCCGAAGGCGACGCCTGGAAAGAGATAGACGACGACTACGGCAAGGGCAGGTTCGGCTCGCGGCGGGCTTACGAACTGCTCGGCCCCATGCTCG
This bacterium DNA region includes the following protein-coding sequences:
- a CDS encoding amidohydrolase, with the protein product MDSYRACSYYFKNPLSRDPMIIDAHTHISPPEIRNNREKFFEGEENFRLLYEDPRSMLVGAAELVNELDSWSADRAVSFGFPWSDAGKEILCNDYVLDAGKRFPERIIPFACVNPLRGRSAIQEARRCLEAGARGVGEVATYHDGLGAGVREKIAPLAELCADAGVPLLLHTNKPVGHHYPGKAQMSPRDLYDLVKAHPRTLWIFAHMGGALFVFHLLKKEADEVLKNVYYDTAALPYLYKPEVFRAFAASAGIGRLLYGSDYPLLGLPRYKKAMEEGGLTEEEKAAVLGNNLAALLGPK